In Haematobia irritans isolate KBUSLIRL chromosome 1, ASM5000362v1, whole genome shotgun sequence, a genomic segment contains:
- the TMEM216 gene encoding transmembrane protein 216 → MEASLMYEILMYLNSFYFGLYAAFKVCVSILKFILLTYPENAALREMILLLVMCVLETVRIILGRRSSLSARAWQAIASVVLTLPSLILVIYLCFFQTSVLKLEVIMSALMITLHVAELVFAGMFICTMCRPVTYT, encoded by the exons ATGGAAGCCAGTCTTATGTATGAGATACTGATGTATCTGAATTCGTTTTATTTTGGTCTGTACGCCGCCTTTAAGGTTTGTGTCAGCATTCTCAAGTTTATCCTACTGACGTATCCTGAGAATGCTGCATTGCgcgaaatgattttattgttggttATGTGTGTCCTGGAGACGGTTCGAATTATTTTGGGTCGTCGGAGTAGTTTAAGTGCCCGCG CCTGGCAGGCAATAGCATCTGTAGTATTAACACTGCCCAGTCTCATCCTTGttatatatttatgttttttccaAACATCAGTTCTTAAACTTGAAGTAATTATGAGTGCCTTAATGATAACCCTCCACGTAGCCGAACTTGTATTCGCTGGCATGTTTATCTGTACTATGTGTCGGCCGGTAACATATACCTAG
- the Cks85A gene encoding cyclin-dependent kinase subunit 85A isoform X2 — MCATLVICHVILPSDLTKLVPKSHLMTETEWRNLGVQQSPGWVHYMMHAPEPHVILFRRPRTDLSDPSTAAASGTSTNAETHISSSNVSVQG; from the exons ATGTGCGCTACTTTGGTAATTTG TCATGTTATTTTGCCTTCGGACCTTACAAAACTGGTTCCAAAATCGCATTTGATGACCGAAACAGAGTGGAGAAATTTAGGGGTGCAACAAAGCCCTGGTTGGGTACATTACATGATGCATGCTCCTGAACCGCATGTTATTTTGTTCCGACGCCCACGCACAGATTTATCAGATCCCTCAACAGCTGCGGCCTCGGGAACATCGACAAATGCAGAGACACACATTTCGAGCAGCAATGTTTCTGTGCAAGGATAA
- the Cks85A gene encoding cyclin-dependent kinase subunit 85A isoform X1, protein MPADQIQYSEKYYDDDYEYRHVILPSDLTKLVPKSHLMTETEWRNLGVQQSPGWVHYMMHAPEPHVILFRRPRTDLSDPSTAAASGTSTNAETHISSSNVSVQG, encoded by the exons ATGCCTGCCGATCAAATTCAATACTCAGAAAAATACTACGATGATGATTACGAATATCG TCATGTTATTTTGCCTTCGGACCTTACAAAACTGGTTCCAAAATCGCATTTGATGACCGAAACAGAGTGGAGAAATTTAGGGGTGCAACAAAGCCCTGGTTGGGTACATTACATGATGCATGCTCCTGAACCGCATGTTATTTTGTTCCGACGCCCACGCACAGATTTATCAGATCCCTCAACAGCTGCGGCCTCGGGAACATCGACAAATGCAGAGACACACATTTCGAGCAGCAATGTTTCTGTGCAAGGATAA